DNA sequence from the Halichoerus grypus chromosome 8, mHalGry1.hap1.1, whole genome shotgun sequence genome:
CCATATGTGGCAGGCaaattttcatcagttttttacattttacctacacatatatttttaaacatgtcaaatataactatttttcttttcacttactATTTTTATATCATACTTCCCTGGCCTTTCTCACTTCCAAGGTTGTAAAACTATTATCCTACATTTTACTACCATTTTtggcattgttttattttgttttccaataaAGCTAAAAACATATAAACAGGTTCTTCTAGGACCTTTGCATCTAGGGCTCCAAATTGTGGCTATCAAATATACTCATGTAAAACttgaatttagaaaaaattaattggAGACAGAGGCAGTAACATTAAAGGTATTCTATATCATCTTCCTGTTCCCAGACCATGGCTAATTGATATAGTCTTTCAGTCAGTAGCTGGCAAAATGGCTTCTTGTTTCCCTATTCCCCTGATTATTTCAGAGATAGATCACTTGGCACGTTAGTTTTATACTGTTTTTCTGGCAACCATTTTTATGCCCAGCATAAAAAATAGTCTTCTATCCCTTAAAAGATTTTACAAGTACTTAATTTCCCACACTAAAAcccattatatttaaaataactagaGTAGTTATGTAATCTCCAATAGAGCTATGGTACCAAATAACTATCATTATCATAATGAGTGAAATCAACTGAGGGCAAGGTTTAACATACAGGGAGGATTTGTAAACATCCATTAGTAGTAATCATGAAGCTctgaaaaaatcaaatgaaataatctcatgacatttttctataaaaccaattattttcctttttatccatTTACCAAATTGGGGTGGGGGAATATAcctatcaatcaatcaattgattttatatatatatatatatatacatatatatatatgattttttatatatatatgtatgtatgtgtgtgtgtgtatatgtgtgtgtgtgtgtatatatgtgtgtgtgtgtgtgtgtgtgtatatatatatatatagagagagagagagagagagagacttttttCAAAACAAGTCTGCAGAATAACATTTGGCTCTTAATGGTGTTTTGCAACTTAACTGATCTCTGCCCAGAATCTTGATGTTGCTCTAAACCATACAAGAAGCAATTACAGATGAGTGACTCTCTTGcttaaaatattaacatgtatTCTTACAGCAATTAGAATAAAACTCCTTATCTCCGCCTAAAAGTCCTTAGTGATTTGACCCTTACAGTAACATATTTATCCCCTAAATCTCTCACAATTATTCATCATACTCCAACTGAGAAATACTCAGGTGtttctttcatattctttaagCATACCAAGTTTATTCCCTAATTATGCATAACTCTCTCTCATTGCCTACAATAGTACCTGACAAATGGGTTGTACTCAGTGAAaaacaatatttgttaaatgaatgtatGATTTACAGCaagaatttcctcttctttactTCCTATTATAAAATCTATTCAGCAGACCACATGCCGACTCAATAACCTCCTCATGGAAGTTTTCACTTCCTGGTTGCGAAGGGTATAAATCACAGGGTTCATTAATGGAAAGATCACAGTATGGAAGAAGGAAACTACCTTGTCAGCTGGCAAGGCCCCGAAGGGGCGAGTGTAGATGAAGATGGCAGGTCCAAACATGAGAAGTATAATAATGACATGAGTGGAGCATGTGGACAGTGCTTTGCTCTTCCCTTCAGAAGCAGACCCACGTACATGGCAGAGGATGATGGCATAGGAAGACAAAAGCCCCAGAAAGCACAGCAGGGTGAGCAGACCACTGTTGAAGACCATCAGAAGCTCCACCACAAAAGTGTCTGTGCAGGCCAGCTTGATGACCTGTGGCACATCACAGAAGAAGTTATCCAGTTGGTTTGGGCCACAGAAGGGCAAATGGAGGATGAGGGCTACCTGGATAATGGAGTGGATAAATCCTCCAAGCCACAGAGCCAACAGCAAGGCATAGCAAACTCTAGGGTTCATGACAGTTGAATAATGTAAAGGCCGACAGATGGCAATGTAGCGGTCAAAGGCCATCACAACAAGGAGTAatccttcccctcctccaaggAAGTGCAAGAAAAAGAGCTGAGTGATGCAACCCCTATAGGAAATTATCTTCTTCTCAGAAACAAAGTCCACCAGCATCCTGGGAGCTACAATGAAGGAATAGGATGCATCCAGGAAGGCCAAGTTGCCCAAAAAAAAGTAGAGTGGGGCTGTGAGGCCAGGGTCTGATctgatggtgaggatgatgagGAAATTTCCAGGGAGGATGATGAGATAGAAAGTTAAAATCAGCACAAAGACCAGGAGCTGAATACCTCGAGACTGGGTCAGACCAAGAAGGATGAATTCTTTCACCACTGTGCTGTTGTCATTTTCCATCTCCTCTACCTACAGAACATCAGGAAGCAGAGAGTTTATTTCCATCTCTTGCATCTATATCATAGTCCTATTCAAAGTAAAAGCAGTATGTGCCACATCTGTTACACCATCACTTCTCCACAACCTAAGAAATCTTTTCTACCCATTATTCTTCTACATTTCTAtctgccaacaccctgatttgAAACCACACTCTTCTGCTTCTTCAGTTCTTTGCTTCTATTTAACTATCAATCTCAGTTATCAAGTTCTTCAGGTTTTTATCTGAATGGGAGTTGAGGTGGGGATTGATTGCAAAGAGGAATGACGGAGTTTTTAAGGTGACagaaatgttccatatcttgactataaTGGTTACAAGTGTCTGttctttcatcaaaatttacTAAACTATACAGAAATTGTTACATTTACTCTATGCAAATTATACCTTAAGAAGGCtgacttaaaaagttaaaaaaaaaaactgcttatttgaaatatttccttttcccctATAGAATATCAACCCATCCATGTggtctaaataaaaaaaaaatcctggtcaTTCTGGAGAATATAAGATCTGAGGTTTATCTGTACAGTGGCCTCTAAATTGGGAATGTGGTCACCCAACACACATGATAATTTATTggcatgaaaataataatagtagaatttatatacatatattattatatctgATTCTTTGAAGTTCCATTTTTGAAAGTTCTATACTTTATATAGAATCATGGTGTAAAATGTAAAGTATACGAATAAAATATAGATACTGGTTTGCATGTTCAAAATGGTTTATTACTGAAacgaaaaatttaaaaagcttgaaGAAATTTGAACTAGAGCAAAATACTAGcgatttaaaacaatatttcacaggggcacctgggtggcacagtcaggtaagcatctgacacttggtttctgttccagtcatgatctcagggtcatgagattaagccctgcatcagactttgtgctcagcagagtcttcttgagattctctctccctctcttcctctgcccttcccactcatgctatttctctctctcaaataaataaatcttaaaagaaaaagaaacaatatctCACATGCTTTCAGTTACATGGCACACTTGTTTTTAAATAGT
Encoded proteins:
- the LOC118525952 gene encoding olfactory receptor 4N4C, coding for MENDNSTVVKEFILLGLTQSRGIQLLVFVLILTFYLIILPGNFLIILTIRSDPGLTAPLYFFLGNLAFLDASYSFIVAPRMLVDFVSEKKIISYRGCITQLFFLHFLGGGEGLLLVVMAFDRYIAICRPLHYSTVMNPRVCYALLLALWLGGFIHSIIQVALILHLPFCGPNQLDNFFCDVPQVIKLACTDTFVVELLMVFNSGLLTLLCFLGLLSSYAIILCHVRGSASEGKSKALSTCSTHVIIILLMFGPAIFIYTRPFGALPADKVVSFFHTVIFPLMNPVIYTLRNQEVKTSMRRLLSRHVVC